The sequence below is a genomic window from Pleurocapsa sp. PCC 7327.
GGAAGAGGCAGCGCGGTTGTCCGATCGCGACGACGGCGATCTCCTAGTGCAAATGCCTCTACTGGTATACCTTCCGCCGGGACGCTACGCCACGGTCGAGCGCAGCTTTTCCTTTCCCTTCCATTCTGGTTTCAAGCAATGATGCTCGCGAATACAAGATCGCCCCAAATGTCTCGGCGGCTGCTCGACTACCTACACCGCCGCCAGAAGGAGACGGTCGAATTGCTAGAAAAACTGGTAAGAGCCGAATCTCCTTCGACCGATCCGGCGGCACAACAGCAAGTGTTGGCACTGCTTGAGGGAGCTTTGCAAAAACTAGACTATCGCGTCCGTCGCCTTCCCGGTCGTCGGACGGGAGGACACCTGTTAGCCATTGGGCGCGATCGCTCAAAGAATCAACCGACGCAACTGTTGCTGGGACATTGCGATACCGTCTGGCCCCTGGGAACCCTAGACAAGATGCCCCTATTACAAAAGGCAGGCAAACTGTACGGTCCCGGAACCTATGATATGAAAGCCGGATTGGTTCTGAGTCTGGCGGCGATCGAAGCCATTCGGGCGCAAGGACTCGAACCGGAAGTTGCCCCCGTCATTTTTATCAACTCCGACGAAGAAATCGGCAGCATTGAATCGACTCCCTATATCCGACGGCTGGCAAAAACCAGCGATCGCGTTTTTGTCATGGAACCATCTCTCGGTCCAACGGGAAAACTAAAAACGAGTCGCAAAGGTGTCGGTCGGTTTACCATTCGCGTCGTTGGCAAAGCGGCTCATGCTGGCTTAGAGCCGGAGAGGGGGGCTAGCGCTATCCTAGAGCTATCCTTTGTCATTCAGAAGTTATTCGCCCTCAACGACCCACAACGAGGCATTACCGTTAACGTCGGTACGATTGACGGAGGGATTCGCCCCAACGTGATTGCTCCCGAAAGCGAAGCCGTTGTAGACGTGCGAGTTCTGCATCAAGAGGATGCCAGGGAAATCGAACGAGCCATCCTGGGATTGCAACCGACCACTCCGGGCACGCAACTTATTATCGAAGGTCGTATTGGACGACCGCCAATGGAGAGAACCCCAGGCAACCAAAAACTCTGGCAGCAAGCGCAACAAGTCGCCGCCGAATTCGGATGGCAGCTTGAGGAAGAAACCGCTGGCGGCGGTTCCGACGGCAATACAACCAGCCTCTACGCACCCACCCTAGATGGTCTGGGCGCAGTAGGCGACGCAGCCCATTCGCCAGGAGAGTTTGTCTACTTGGATCGGCTGGTAGAACGAGCCGCACTCCTATCGCGACTGTTGTTAGAGCCAGCAATTAGCGATTGATGATTAGTGCTGGGGATTGGTTTAGGAGTTTCTCCTTTCCCTAGCAATCGGAGGAAAAACGATGTCTGATAAATACTTCTTCGCTTCTCTGACCCGGATCTCCGATCTAGAATCCCGTCC
It includes:
- a CDS encoding M20 family metallopeptidase, whose protein sequence is MLANTRSPQMSRRLLDYLHRRQKETVELLEKLVRAESPSTDPAAQQQVLALLEGALQKLDYRVRRLPGRRTGGHLLAIGRDRSKNQPTQLLLGHCDTVWPLGTLDKMPLLQKAGKLYGPGTYDMKAGLVLSLAAIEAIRAQGLEPEVAPVIFINSDEEIGSIESTPYIRRLAKTSDRVFVMEPSLGPTGKLKTSRKGVGRFTIRVVGKAAHAGLEPERGASAILELSFVIQKLFALNDPQRGITVNVGTIDGGIRPNVIAPESEAVVDVRVLHQEDAREIERAILGLQPTTPGTQLIIEGRIGRPPMERTPGNQKLWQQAQQVAAEFGWQLEEETAGGGSDGNTTSLYAPTLDGLGAVGDAAHSPGEFVYLDRLVERAALLSRLLLEPAISD